From Methanobrevibacter ruminantium:
TATTATCTTTATAATAAATATTTTATTATTTAAATTAAAAAACTAGAAATAGACAAAATAAGGAATTTAATAAATAACAGACAGAGAAAATGAAAATTTAATTAAAATGAAAAGTTAGCATGTTATGAAGAATTAGAAAAATTGATAAAAAATTAGGAAAGAAAAAATGATTGATAAGGATAATAAATATCCAATAGAGAATACGAGGTATTAAAAAGGAAAGAATAAACTCTAACTACTGGATATCAATTATCCGTTTTTTTATTTTTAAGGGTATAAAGATTAAATCAATGATGAATCAATTATTCATTGTAGCCACAGCAAGTTCTCTTATCATGTCTATGATGTGGGATATTAGGATTGGCATGATCAGGCATTGGTTTACCGCAAGTTAAAGGACCTTTTCCTCTTGCAGAACCGCAACATCCCCCTCTTCTTTTATTATGAGCGAGAATTGCATCAATATCCAAATCCTTTACCTCTTCCAAGAATTCAATATTTTCACTGTGACATTTAGGGCAGATTGAGTGTTCACCGTTTAAGGTGATCCAAGTGAATCCGCAATCTTTACAAGTATATTTTAAAGTTAAAGCTTTTTCCATATTATCAACGACCTTCATTTTTTATTGATTACTAAATTACATTTTGAATATATATTCATAATCTTATATAAATACATACGAATAGTAAATAATATTTAACATAAAGTAAATATATTTATACAATAAGTAAATATAATTTTACATAACATTTTAAAATTAAATCAATTTATAAAAAAGAGGGCAAGCATGAGAAATAATCTAAGAATTTACAGAGCAATTGAAAATATTACCCAAGAAGAATTGGCAAATGAATTGGGAGTCAGCAGGCAAACCATAGTTGCTATTGAAAATGACAAATACAATCCATCACTTGAGCTCGCCTTTAAAATAGCTCATAAGTTTGATGTGAAAATAGAAGACATTTTCATTAGTGAAATATGAATGAAAACTAAAAGTAGAATTTAGAATTGGATTTATTATAATGAATTTAAAATAATGATTTATAATAATGATTTATAATAATGATTTATAATAATGAATTTAAATAAATTTAAAATAATTAAAACAAGTTATAATAAATAAAAAAATAGTAAGAAGAAATGATAATTTAATCAAAATCATCATCATAATCAAATATGCTGAAGTCCATGCCTTTTGAAGAGCTGCAATCAATAAGGTGTGCAAGGAATTCCTCTAATGAAACTTCCACATCTTCACTTAAGATATCCGTTTCATCTGGAAATGCTTCTGGATCCAAAGTGAAACTGAGGTCTTCTTGGTTTTGAGTGAGAATATTTATAAAATCCCCTACTGAAATCTCACGGGACTCTCCAAGTTTCATATCAAATATCTCTAAAACTGGATTTTCATCATTGATTTCAAATTCAATCTCATTCGGAATTTCAACAATCTCCCCTTCAAATACAGATCCATTGAACGCATTTTCCAAATCATTTTCATAAATTACACCAAACCTTTGATTCTCAATGAATGGATTTTCAAATCTGAGATTGACTTCATCACCACTAGACAAGTCCAAATGAACTTCCTCATCTTCAAAAGCACCTATCTGTTCATAGAAATGTTGGAACAAGACCATTTCAACTTCATCAACAATGCTTGAAATATTTTTGACATCACTCCAGTTTTGAGAATTGATGACAAATGCACAAAAGTCATCAATAGCTGAAATAACGGATTTATACCTGTTTAAATCCTTTTTAGATAATCTGTTGCATTCAATTAAAGTATTTATTCTAGCTGTTTCACTTACCAATCTCTTAATCCAAATCAATTGCACTAAACCAAAATCATTCATTAAAACACCTCATAGATGAAAATTCATTCGACAACAAAATACGTTAAATAAGAACAA
This genomic window contains:
- a CDS encoding helix-turn-helix transcriptional regulator gives rise to the protein MRNNLRIYRAIENITQEELANELGVSRQTIVAIENDKYNPSLELAFKIAHKFDVKIEDIFISEI
- a CDS encoding DNA-binding protein; translation: MEKALTLKYTCKDCGFTWITLNGEHSICPKCHSENIEFLEEVKDLDIDAILAHNKRRGGCCGSARGKGPLTCGKPMPDHANPNIPHHRHDKRTCCGYNE